One genomic segment of Thalassospiraceae bacterium LMO-SO8 includes these proteins:
- a CDS encoding RNA polymerase sigma factor — MHSARKPVHKDVTVTEAVIGRARAGDHAAFEAIMRAHNRLLYRFVRNLVPSDADAEDVIQETYIKAFRAIDRFDGRARLSTWLVKIALHEVHNRGRKTRMTEPLDTMENVISMAAHLRPSGGLVAPATTPEQNAARDQIRRYLEVAIAQLPEDFRAVFVLRGIEEFSVDETADMLGIPPSTVRTRFHRARARLRDLLDRDAGSALQDVHPFAGARCDRIVNGVLDRLTSSPD; from the coding sequence ATGCACAGCGCCAGGAAGCCCGTTCACAAAGACGTCACGGTGACGGAGGCCGTCATCGGCCGGGCCCGCGCCGGCGACCACGCGGCGTTCGAAGCGATCATGCGCGCCCACAACCGGCTGCTCTACCGCTTCGTCCGCAACCTTGTCCCCAGCGACGCGGACGCCGAGGACGTCATCCAGGAAACCTACATCAAGGCGTTCCGGGCGATCGACCGATTCGACGGGCGGGCCCGGCTGTCGACATGGCTGGTCAAGATCGCCCTTCATGAAGTCCACAACCGCGGCAGGAAAACCCGCATGACCGAACCATTGGATACGATGGAAAACGTGATTTCCATGGCCGCCCACCTGCGCCCGTCGGGCGGGTTGGTGGCCCCGGCCACCACGCCGGAACAGAACGCGGCGCGGGATCAGATCCGCCGCTATCTCGAAGTCGCCATCGCCCAGTTGCCCGAGGACTTCCGGGCGGTCTTCGTTCTGCGCGGGATCGAGGAGTTTTCCGTCGATGAAACGGCGGACATGCTGGGCATTCCGCCATCGACGGTCCGCACCCGGTTCCACCGGGCCCGGGCGCGGCTGCGCGACCTGCTCGACCGGGATGCCGGCAGCGCCCTGCAAGACGTCCATCCTTTCGCCGGCGCGCGCTGCGACCGCATCGTCAACGGGGTTCTCGACCGCCTGACGTCCTCGCCCGACTGA
- a CDS encoding uracil-DNA glycosylase family protein: MGSENLETVLKRARACTTCADQLPLGPRPVVRMAPSARVLIIGQAPGTKVHASGVPWDDKSGERLRDWLAVGGDVFYDETRIAIMPMGFCYPGRAPKGGDNPPRPECAPQWHGALRALLPEVRLTLLIGTYAQKYHLGARAPATMTETVARWRDFLPDYLPTPHPSWRTTHWMAKNPWFESDLLPDLRRVVAKALA; the protein is encoded by the coding sequence ATGGGATCGGAAAATCTGGAAACGGTGCTGAAGCGCGCCCGCGCCTGTACCACCTGCGCGGACCAGCTGCCGCTAGGCCCCCGGCCGGTGGTGCGCATGGCGCCGTCGGCCCGGGTGCTGATCATCGGCCAGGCGCCGGGCACCAAGGTCCATGCCTCGGGCGTGCCGTGGGACGACAAGTCCGGCGAACGGCTGCGCGACTGGCTGGCGGTCGGCGGCGACGTTTTCTATGACGAAACCCGCATCGCCATCATGCCCATGGGCTTCTGTTATCCGGGCCGGGCACCCAAGGGCGGCGACAACCCGCCGCGCCCGGAATGCGCGCCGCAATGGCACGGGGCTCTGCGCGCCTTGCTGCCCGAGGTTCGTCTCACCCTGTTGATCGGCACCTACGCCCAGAAATACCATCTCGGCGCGCGCGCGCCCGCGACCATGACGGAAACGGTCGCGCGCTGGCGCGATTTCCTGCCGGACTATCTGCCGACCCCCCATCCCAGTTGGCGGACCACCCATTGGATGGCCAAGAACCCCTGGTTCGAATCGGACCTGCTGCCCGACCTCCGCCGCGTTGTGGCCAAGGCCCTGGCCTGA